The genomic stretch TCGAGATTGGTTATTTctgacgacgaagaaaacgaagaagaacttaGTCAAACAATCAATGAGCTTCAAAGAAGTGACGATAGCTATATGTTTGGAAGTAGAAAcgaagaaggaaatgatGACTCGTTGGGTCTTGACCGTGATCAACTTATAACTACTGTGAcatctcaagaaatcaagaaggtcTTCGGAGAAGGTGCTTCGTTGACTCAGGCATTCAATACAGGGTCTCCAGTGTCTAACCAAACGAATAACACTGTACCATTCGCTAACAATGAAAGCACCATTGACCAAACAGAAGAACTGAACGAACAATTTTCCACTGCTAGAAGTGATGAATATCAGCTATTCCAAAACCTCCAGCCAAGAACAGCTAACTCTCAAACTTCTCAAACTTCTGAGATGAACTTGTCGTTTGTTCATACGAAGAAAATTCCTTCTTTCAGAGACATTAGTGAGGCTAACACTCAAGAAAGCACGCCGCCAGATTCTACTCAGATAGACTACCCAACTGAAATAGACGCGATAACACAAATTCTTTCTAAAGAGATtgatgaggaagaagacgatgatgatATCACTCCATTCAGTGtgagaagaggaagaaagaagatgatagAACTGAGTACAACACAAGAAGCGGAAGCTGtcaatgatgaaaatgacaagTCTACAGAAGAGGATCAAGAGAACATGAAAGCTCAAATCAAGATGTATGAAGACAAgatcagaagaaaggagttgaagatgcGTAAGAAGCGTAAGGAGTTGGAGAGGAAGGGTATCAAGAATATGGTCGATGGAGAAGCTGAAGagtctgaagatgaatggAAAGGCATTGGTGGTGTTGATGGAGAAGTGTCTGATCAGGCGAATTCGGAAGATGAAAAGATGATTGACAATAACTTATTTATtgacttgaagaacgatgaaatcagaaacaaATTCATGCAAGAATACCAGATTAAGGACCAAaaagagttggagaagttgcTTGACGATATCAAGAATCACAGATTGTCCAAGAGAGCAGCTGCCAATGACTTGGATATAGAGTTGAgcgatgaagatgacgagTTGTTGCTTGCCTATCGAAggcagaagttgaaggagcAGCAGGAAAGATTGCttcaaaacaaaaagataCAGGCATTGTCGAAAGATGAAAGGGCAAAGGCGTTTTTTGCATCcattcaagatgaagattcgGTTATCAAGattgacgatgatgaagatgaagatgaagataatgccagtgttcaagaactggcAAGCGCTTCCAAGTCAacagaaggagaagagCAGTCTggtgaagacgaagattcGCTCGATAAAGAAGCTCCTGTGAAGccaattttgaagattggAGAAGCATTTGTCCACAAGCAATTGTCATTCCTCACAAATGCAAACGACGATTACGATAATTTGCAGAGAATGTCCCGTTTCCAACATGGATTTGAGTCgtcagatgaagaagtagaagacattaagtctttgaaattgaaatgtTTAAGCAATCTCACAAGCAAAAGATCAGAGGATTCCGGTGTAACCAGCGACTTATCGAGAAAGAGATTTCGTGAATCTGGAGACActgatgttgatgaagatggtgaagatgacgacgacgatgacgagTTTATGCCCTCGTTCAAGAAGCCCTCGGTAGTTAAGTCATTCAAGTCATTCCAGGAACAACAGGGAGTTCTCATCAAAGATGGTAAGAAGCATTTTTCAGGGGTCACTATCAGCAACCAGTATAAGCAGGTAGCAGGCTCAAAGGCATCTATCTCGTTCTTgcagagaaagaagcagGCTAAACAGGTCAAGAGTTTGAAAGAGAAGCAAATTGAGCAGagcatcaacaactctaAGCTCAATTCCCGtttgttttccaacaatggTTTTGACTAGCATACCACAATTTACGCAATTACTGTACTATACTAATAATATAAATGCATTCATTAATTAAGTATTCTTTAAATTTATCACGAAGAAATGTAGATGACAACATGGGGGGTATGGTTACATAATATGACAGACGGtattgaagttgagaatCACGGATATAGTTGACGTTATTCATGATGTTGTGCACGCTAGACGTAATGTATGCGACGATGTAAATTTGTTAAGAAATCTTGACTTTATCCTCAAGCAAGATTCACCTGTGATGATTTACATATCAAAGAAGACTCTGCGACAAGGCATCCCGTAGAGCACTATGGCTGACTCGACTTACAAGAGGTTTTCTGAAGATAGACGATTCTCCGTAACTAACAATTTTAGTTTTGTTAGGTCCAATTTTCAAGCTTGTAGATTGGCCATCGTTTCTCGGTATTCGGATTGGCATCCGTTTAGTCTGAGAATCGCTTTGGACGATTATtggcttcttttcttttgaCTGACGTTTAAGATCTCGAATCTTTTGTGGAGTAATAGTCTTTTTATTTTTCTGTTTGGTAGTAGGAGTGTTtaccaaattcaaaaagcTATCAGTCAACGACTTACTGATGGAATCAATGCTATCTCTTCTGCCTGGAGAATTAGCAACTGCCGGAAAGCTGAAGAGGGAAGAAATATTGGCAGACACGCTTCCCGGCGAAGAAAAAGCTGAGAAATCTCtagttgaagaagaatgttCGTTTCTCAGCATCACTTCGCTGAGTATTCGCTTTGGgtcttctggctctggagCAAAAAGGGcccttttcttcttagtAAAGTTATCTCTGAAGTATATCGGCTCAATAGTAGCAGCAGCCAGTTGTGAAGACGTGCTAAGCTTTATACTTTCGATAGGGTTGTGGAATTTGTATCCAAGCGTAGgtttatcttcttcaggaTCTGGTATCACTTCTTCTGAGAAAATAGAAGTGGCATTAAATAGACTATCGAACGAGTTAGATTTTCGTAGAAGATGAGGAAATGCTTCCTGGAGATCAATTCGAGACTTCCGCAAGTAGTTCtcgaagttgttgaactcaATCTCGGTATTAGGATCATTCTCATCAATCTCTTTATCGAAATACGAAAGATCAGAACAAATGGATACGTTATCCAAATCCAAAGGCAGATCTATGTTCACTTCTGCGGTTTCAAGTGGACACGGAGAGCTATGGAAGACATTGTCTAGTTCGGCAAAGTCTTCTTTGTCGTAGATGTTTCCGAAACTAATGAAATGTTTAAGTCTACTAATACGCAATTGCTCTGGATCCTCATCGAAATCGCTGTTGAGATGAAAGTTATCCTTCTTGCCCTTTTTATCACTGAACAACGAATGGATATCAGGTAAGGAGTTTGATCTCATGCGATTGCCGATACCAGTGAGAAGAGGAGAAGTGTTTTCTGTACAAAcctcttcgtcgtcgtgAGCCTCGTAGCCGTCGTCGTGGATGTCATCGATTTCGGCTACTGAAGTGTCGATGTCAACATTACTGCTGTCTATATGATCGCCATTTTCCATGCTACAAGACGTCCTGCTACTGGCAGAGGGTATGATGCGTGGAATACGAGGAGTATGagatacagaagaaaggtcGTCTTCAGCAGTCAGTCCAAAGGCATCTTCATAAGCAATCGGATTCAAATTATAGATGCTAGAAAGTCTGTATCTGGACCTCTTCTTATTGATCCTAGTAGAATTGCATCGAATAggtttcaatttcaagttggaaatggaGATCTGAGGCTTTAACTTAGTAGGAGTACGATAATCACTGTATTCCGAGTCGACGGCAGTGTTTTCCGATCCGTTGGTCGGCAACTTGTTTAACTGGTTATGTTTTTCTTGCAAGTTCGTAGCAAAGGGGTTAATGATATTCTCGCtaatcttgttgtttgtCGTTGTATGAAAATCAGTTCCAGGTTCATGTATGATATCAGATTCGTGAATAGTGTGCAAGGTTGTATCAGCAAAGGATGTTTTTCGTGAAGAATGCTCTTGGAAATGGTCATTAGTCTCGAACTTCTTTACTAGTAGTCGATATTCATTCGTCAATGTCTCAAAAGAAGTATGGTTGGTTATGTTGTCGTTGACAAGCAAGTTTGATTCTAGATAAAACGCCTTTTCGTAGAGACTGGCAAACTCCACAAGGTGCGATCGGTTCTGGGCCATAAGATCGGCCACTTCATCTATGGACGTATCGATGCTAGTtatggaattgttgatgtgAGTGATGTTATTGATGAGATACTCCGAGTCGGACACCAGAGCGAGGAGCTTGTCTGATTGATTATCAAGTGCATCGACAAAAGCAACGATCAGATCAAGACGAGATGTGAACATGTATGAGGACGTAGGTAGACGAAGACTTGGCTAGATCTGATGGGTATCAAATGAATATAGATACTTAGTGAAGTATACTGTAAGATGATGCAAAGTTATGCGATACAAGTGACGAGAAGCCTGGTATTCTATGAATAGCAGCTTGTATGACGGGTATGAAATGGTATGAAATCAACTGATCTTGTATGCTTTGGCACGAAGTGTTGGTATGAATCAATATGCGATTAAGAATGCGATTAATGAAATGAAATGAGTAAATGCTAGCACTTAGGGCTATGAGATCTGATCGATGAGAAGATTATGCGAGAGTGACCCACTGTCAGATCATGTCACTGGACAAGGCGAGGCAGATCAGTTATAGGCTGCTAGACACCAGTCAGGTGCAACTGATAGCAAAAGCACTATGGGTACAAGAGTGTACAAGATTGTACTAGACTAGCTAGCAGGTGGTGGTAATCTGTCAGAAGGATAGTCTGTCAGAACCGTCAGAAACCAGATTATCTATGGCGATGCTGGTTCTATTAGAGGCTATCTGTTAGAGTGTGGAGCCAGAAATTGCAAGCAAAACGTTTTCAACTTTATATAACTAACCACAGTCAGAGATATTCTGCGTGTCCCGGCCTCAGCTCCATAACCTCTACATAAAGTCTGGCACTGTACGAGTAATTGGAAAGGACTAAAAATTTTGATTGTTATGGTTGCAACAGGCGCCGTGCAGGACTTGTAAACACCACCCCGAATTAGGAAACGGACTAGCCTGATTCTCGCAATCTCTCCAGCAGCCATTGCCGGAGCGACAGCAGCTTTGAGTCAGTTGCCAGGTGCTGGCGTCGCCTAGATAGCTTAGACAATGTTGGTCCTGTTTGTGACAATGGTGTGGCTGACTGGAGGAGGGCTGACTGGAGAAGTGAGcttcttaactatggccATCTCGTCCATGTAGGCTTCTGCCTGGATACTTCTGAGATAAAGAAAATTGTCACACTTAAGCCATAAATGGGTGAAAGTCAGACCTGTTTTGGTAGTGTCAAGAGCCAAAGCACGGAGAAATGTGGACGAGTGTGGATGAGTTTCTTTCTTGGGCGTATCAGCTGCTGCGGCATTTGTGTACAGCAGGTAATTTGGTCGTTATTGGTGTTTGGCACACTTCAAAAATATGTCACTAGACTTCCTAATTCTGCTATTGACTTTCGTGTCTTGTGAGCGGTTTTCGACTTTGTGCCCATTGCCTTTTCTAGAGACATAACGACGCCTCGACGATAACGATAACAGCCGGCCCCATTGCTGCACTCTGCAACTCCTCCCTTCTTATTTCGCTATATTGGGCCCGATCTGATATGAACTTATCGCGATTGCTCCAGAGCTACGATTACTTGCTGCTGGgaaattgcaattcttctttggcaatcTCGAAGTCTTAGTAGGTTTCTGGAACCACTCCAATTGCCATCGCCCGTAAATTGCTGAAAGGCAATAGCAATTTTCATATATGAATCATTCTAAATTGCTCGATAGTACATTTCTTTATATTAAATATGTTTAACTATTTACCAGTCATTACGACTTATGCATGTTTGGACTTCTTAGAACccctttcttcttcctcgcTGGCggatctcttcttcttttccttcttttccttcttttccttcttttccttcttttccttcttctccttcttctccttcttggCAAGCTTGTTCTcgtacttttcttcttctggggCTACGTAATCCTTCTCTCTCTCTTGCTTTCTAGCCACAgatgcttcttcttgcttttccctcttttccttcaacttcttcattgccttttccttcttgcCCAAGAAGTACTCACCACTTTCCACTTGCAAATCAACCTTACGTGGAGTTTGTGCTGGTGGGAATGGAGTGTAcaccttcttctctctCTTGGACGACTTGGCCTTCTTACGGGCAAcatttctcttcttgaaagaagGCAAGAATCTCGACCAGTCTTCCTCGGCCAACTCAGGCTTCTTGCTCAACTCTTGCTTAATCATAAGCTCTTTGATGTAATAGATAGGATGCACATTTCTCATACAATCCTCAACTACTCTTCTGACTTCCTTCAAACCCTTGAATGGACCCATGGCACTCACAGTATTTCCCTGGACCAAAATATAGCACTTCGTAAGCAATTCCAATGCTTTCAAGGTGTTCCCATTAGGTCCCACCAATCTCTGTCTTCTTTTTATAAAACGATCCTTGTTAGCTACAAAGTTACCGATCTTGATTACATCACAGGCAATGTCATCTTGCAAAATCTTAACAGCTTGTGGAAAAGGCACAGAACGTGCTAAcaatttgatcaagtctcTGGCTTTTAAAATTATAGCCGGATCAAACGTCTTGGTAGTGGTCTTTACAGTCATAGCACCCTCCACCAAGTCTAGCTCACACTTGATAAAATGCTTCTCAAGAGACTTTGTGACATCTGCCCATATACTACGTAAATATTGCTCTCTGTACTTAGGGAAAAGAGTCATAAAACTTGACTCCTCAGTGAAATGCTGTCCTGAGGCATTGTGCTCGGgcttgaattcttcaagtgcCCACTTATCTATGTCAGCAGTATCCCAGGGCTTGTCACGGTTATGAGTCGAAACCATTCTGGCTGTGGTAATTGTCTAGCTTCAAGAAAAGTTGTTTATTCTGGCAAACTACTGGCTGTAAAAAAAATTCTAACTCTACCGTctcgaatttttcactctgtGATGGGATGGGATGTGATGGGCTCTTTTGGTGATGGATCACGTGccgaatttttcaatacGCCAAAATTTATTAGTACCGATTTTTCAGTGCGATGAGATAACTATAATCAGTAGATAGTTATACTATAGAGAGTATACATTTTGCATAAACTATTGAGATAGATAGGATGGTCACTATACGGAAGAGCTCGGCTATTACTGGTAAAAAGAAAGTGACAAAACTGGCCAAGAGCAACAAAGTCAAGACAAATAAAACCACTAAAGTAACAAAATCGCAATCCAAATCCACCAAAAGCAAAATCCAAAAACTCAATGCCAATGACAGTGAAATCAGAGAAATCACTTCGTTGCTCGGAACGAATGTAGCCAAGGGCCATACAAAAGCATTGGACTCGCGAAGTCTCCAGgcagatttgaaaaaggaTGAACAGACCAGAGCtgacaacaagaaagtTGAGAACGATCTTACTTCTCAATTGGAGTTATTGACGGGGATGGGATTATAGCATAGAATGTACATAGAATGTAAATTAGAGAAATAATTAATGGTTAAGATCACGAGCACAAGCAGTAGTGAATAACACTTATACATAGTAGTGTTCACATTCATTATCGAATAATATCACAGTGTTAGAACGTATTGGTTTTAACAAGTGTCTATTTCCATTGTAGTAAATTCCAGAAACTGAATGAGAGTATCATTATTAACCAGCTCCTAGGCCCAGCGTCGTCTAATTGACCAGTGAGATAATGCTGCCGTCAATTTGCTCTGGCTTATCTGTCACTCGTCAACTTTACAATCCCAGAAGCTGTATTACCGCACGGCATCATCATTGGGTATCCCTTTAAGACTCAACGGAACTCATTAATTGTCCGTTTTGGGAATTGGCGTTATGCAAGGAGTCTATGACTGTAGGTTATACAGTAGGAGCGTTGGCTGAGATGATAACCACCAGTAGTAAGATCTTAGTCGTAGATTTACATGATAAAGTGAGCCGGACCACAGCTATCATCTAGCAACATGGTCCAAGAGCTGATACATAGAAGCTAAGCTGAACTTGACATTCAGTAGTATTAATGCATACTATTGTATGTGCTGTATTGTACCAGCTCCACCATCAAGCTCGTCTATTCCAAGACTTCGGCTGTTCATTGTACTCAAATCATTCCGACCAACCAGCCATTGTAGTCTCTACCACAACGACAGAACAATGTTGCGATTAACCGAAAGAAGTGTCGTTCATTTAAGACAAAAgtgatttcatttttaaTTCGGAATAGCGACCGGAATTGATTCAAACGGTCCGGTCACAATTGTGAATACTACGGCCCGGAAATGGTTCGAGCTAAACCCAAAAATTCAAACTAGCTATTGGAAAATTTCAATGCCAGTCAACGAGAATGTTCATGCCACAACCTAGGGGGTGACGAGGCTAACTTTCTAGCAGCTAACAGGAAATATTATAATGCAATTGCAAACCTGCTCTAATTTTGTTTCCCCAGGTTTCAATTCAAAAATAATTCGTCTATGCACTTTATTTTTGTactatttttcacattttcaTGTTTTCTCTAATCATTTTCTCCTCGACCAAACACAACTGGAAATGACTTGAAGCATGTCTATAGAACTCCCTGCAATTGCTTGAGTTGCTTCTTTGACCCTTCAAGCATTTCAAGTCGGAAAAGTCCCCACAAAAATGTTGTAGTCGTAGCACAAAAAAGATATTAAAAATTGCCGCAAAAAATTATTTATGATAGTTAGGTTCCATTAAATTATAATAGCAAGCCAAATGAACCATACCTAGCACAAGTTTGTTATCAACAGGAAGTTGATAAAATTCATTTACATATATTTAGACTGAAATTTCGTAATTGCCTTAAAATTGTGGATACGCAGGTGTAcactatatatatatatggtACTGAACCCCTTTTCAATCAGATAAGGAGTAGAAGCTAAAAGCAAGGTAAAATGAGGCTGGCCGTAATTATCCTTGATATATTATTTTACTTAATTCTTTATATTGCTCGAATTACTAGCACTGCTTATCAGTGGAGAGCTGCATTACATGGTATTCGACGGGCTGATAGCGAAATCGCCCTTCCCAAAAATGACAAAAAGATCCATGACGAAAGGATTGATGTAGCCAGGAAGGCTTACAAGAGCAAATACTTGGATATGCTTTCAGCTTCAGCGGCAGTAGCCGTTGCAAGTATTGCGCTATGGCTTGCCTATGAGAAGGTCTACAAACACGACATGTCGTTTATTTGGAAGGACTCTGCTGCCATATGTATTCTTATGGTACCATTAGAAGCTATTTACAATGTGGTGTCCTCAGTGTTTGAATTTTGGCTAGCTAAGGAGGAATTGAACCTTGCCACTCAAAGCGAACACTACCCAACAAGGAAAACGTCATCATTGGGTTACAGAAGCTTCTATATATCTTGCGCAGTACTATTACTAATAATATCGAGTTACGGGTTATTGGATTCGAGCTTTGTGGTGTCTGTGTTTCTATTTCTGCAATCGCTATTCGCCTTGAGCACAGAACCACAGACCTTGAAACACGACCATATTCAGTCTCCAACCTTAAAAGCAAATACTGAATCAAGAAAACCGTCGTTTAAACTCAAGGTAAAAACGCTAGTTGGGCATACGCCTTTTATATTGCATGTGTCTGTTTGGGTGCATCTTTTTCTCTGGTAACATGTAGGAGTAATGATAAGGTAGCCCACGAAGTTTCGACACTTGCAGGCCAGCACAGTGAGGCTACTTATATGTTAATGATTTTAGTTGGTATTCAATGGGCCGCCAGTAATCCATTCCTCATTGCTGTTGGTACAGTCTTCTTCGCTTCTGTGATGTTTGGGATAGCATTTGGGCCCATCGGACCAGCCTTAATACATTATATAGGCGAATCTTGGGCTTATCGTGTGGCTTCGTTGTGTGCGTATATTTCATTGACACTATCAATATTTGATGCCTTTCATTTTCGGAGATGGTATGATGGTTGTTCTAGCTAGGAAGACTTACGAAGTGAAGATTTGAACCATCAATTAGTCCATAGTAGATGAGATTGTTGATGGGCTTTGTATATTAGAAGAAAGCCAGCCACAGAAAAAGACTTTTTATAGACCAATTCTATTGTGCTTTAACAGCAAGACAATGAAAATACATCTTAGGCTATGATACAGTTGTATATCTGTTCATGGTATAGCTCCATTTTTTATTCAAACTAGTAACCGGAATTGATTCAAACCACCGGTTCAAAATTATTAATACGAGCGACCGGAATTTGTTCCAGCCGTTcgtgaaaaattattaaTACTAAGGGCCGGAATTGATTCATGCCAAATCCCAAAAATATTCAAACCGTTTATTGAGAATTTTTAATTCCAGTCAAAGAACTCATGCTATCCAGCTTTCAATTATTATACCAGGAATAGATATAACATTCAATACATGAGCTAGGATATACAGTACTTGCTGTAGCCACTTTCACGAATAATGAAACTCACGTGATGGGACCTGTAAGGAGGTGAAATCGTGTTGGAAAACCTGAAAAAGACGCGTCTGGCGCGTTGGGCAATTTTAACTTAAAACGAACACCAACAAAACAACACAAAACAAAAATTTACGCTCTTCAGATTCTGGCTAGGAACCAGAGTTGGCGGTGTAGGCAATCGTCTCGAACCAGAAGATAGAAaaaatcttcttttacAGTCAGCTTGACGgtttctttccatttcacTTTGgtttttcactttttgtTCACATATTATTGATAGAGTCAGCTTCAGCTCTGGAGCCATTGAACAGTTCACCTTGAGATAGTCTTTGACGAGCACAATTGCTAATCGTCACGCCCTTCGTTTATTGGTTAATTTACCACTGCAACTATCCTTGTTTTGAAAGTTCCGTATTAATATtggtaatttttcactgtcTTTGACACAGTTCCATACTTTTGTTCCTACTGTAGCTGCCACGTTAACAGTACGTTCATTCTGAAAGTCAACAGAACCGTAGTGGACAACGTATCACAAAAGAGATACATCTATACCATTCAAGAGTATCATTCGTCAGATATTCCACCATATCTATCATAGTTTCATTGTCATAGCTATTGATATATCTATTCCCACAATCCAATCGTCATATCCATATATTCGCTATGTCACACTCCAGAACAGACTCCATAACGTCCTCTATAGCCTCGACTTCCCACAACCATCCTCAGAAGATTGGACCTTGGAAGTTGGGAAAGACACTTGGAAGAGGAGC from Scheffersomyces stipitis CBS 6054 chromosome 2, complete sequence encodes the following:
- a CDS encoding predicted protein — protein: MLGFDFDINALAGLNEEVKERGMSQSSVPKSGFKIPDLSILSKIKRRLVGEQEHETSVAVEMADTQVIPDLDFSSSILSKETQEVQRLPQLEIDLNNDEDHEFIPSAPLTAQQRQERIAKLAEKKRQQRLAAQQKELENEITRTSLTDDEQDLNDINDSVVSNINTTESKGVSAKELEESEMFLNEQRRQQDLRPEFQKKTTFSKSMLLDAFDESDEDQPQKPSSSPIGLRSNNPKSSPITSPVQLHAKPLGDKEESDTDDELNVLELIKRPAMPAASSTQTRNPIEIYAQKLKAQLASSPIRSSDNEDDAHATKQKLIDLDDSDSDIDVHSSPLRRMNVKPDHKSKPSFEKIPELSKEQKLTIKQKFSKKKIMSSGHITKSFMIKGLQKQNNIAKESKEFLLNLSRVNVHQLKANKLNNPEHAILEEMEKEEEIMGSLLEREMERARNIRRKEKLKERAKLALLGKLANEDEDGEYIHSGADAGEIPESDYESVPDSESGSDIDDESSQSDDENDINEVDNDTNIEVKRKSRLVISDDEENEEELSQTINELQRSDDSYMFGSRNEEGNDDSLGLDRDQLITTVTSQEIKKVFGEGASLTQAFNTGSPVSNQTNNTVPFANNESTIDQTEESNEQFSTARSDEYQLFQNLQPRTANSQTSQTSEMNLSFVHTKKIPSFRDISEANTQESTPPDSTQIDYPTEIDAITQILSKEIDEEEDDDDITPFSVRRGRKKMIESSTTQEAEAVNDENDKSTEEDQENMKAQIKMYEDKIRRKELKMRKKRKELERKGIKNMVDGEAEESEDEWKGIGGVDGEVSDQANSEDEKMIDNNLFIDLKNDEIRNKFMQEYQIKDQKELEKLLDDIKNHRLSKRAAANDLDIELSDEDDELLLAYRRQKLKEQQERLLQNKKIQALSKDERAKAFFASIQDEDSVIKIDDDEDEDEDNASVQESASASKSTEGEEQSGEDEDSLDKEAPVKPILKIGEAFVHKQLSFLTNANDDYDNLQRMSRFQHGFESSDEEVEDIKSLKLKCLSNLTSKRSEDSGVTSDLSRKRFRESGDTDVDEDGEDDDDDDEFMPSFKKPSVVKSFKSFQEQQGVLIKDGKKHFSGVTISNQYKQVAGSKASISFLQRKKQAKQVKSLKEKQIEQSINNSKLNSRLFSNNGFD
- a CDS encoding predicted protein, giving the protein MVTIRKSSAITGKKKVTKSAKSNKVKTNKTTKVTKSQSKSTKSKIQKLNANDSEIREITSLLGTNVAKGHTKALDSRSLQADLKKDEQTRADNKKVENDLTSQLELLTGMGL
- a CDS encoding predicted protein, which encodes MFTSRLDSIVAFVDALDNQSDKLLASVSDSEYLINNITHINNSITSIDTSIDEVADLMAQNRSHLVEFASLYEKAFYLESNLLVNDNITNHTSFETLTNEYRLLVKKFETNDHFQEHSSRKTSFADTTLHTIHESDIIHEPGTDFHTTTNNKISENIINPFATNLQEKHNQLNKLPTNGSENTAVDSEYSDYRTPTKLKPQISISNLKLKPIRCNSTRINKKRSRYRLSSIYNLNPIAYEDAFGSTAEDDLSSVSHTPRIPRIIPSASSRTSCSMENGDHIDSSNVDIDTSVAEIDDIHDDGYEAHDDEEVCTENTSPLLTGIGNRMRSNSLPDIHSLFSDKKGKKDNFHLNSDFDEDPEQLRISRLKHFISFGNIYDKEDFAELDNVFHSSPCPLETAEVNIDSPLDLDNVSICSDLSYFDKEIDENDPNTEIEFNNFENYLRKSRIDLQEAFPHLLRKSNSFDSLFNATSIFSEEVIPDPEEDKPTLGYKFHNPIESIKLSTSSQSAAATIEPIYFRDNFTKKKRALFAPEPEDPKRILSEVMSRNEHSSSTRDFSAFSSPGSVSANISSLFSFPAVANSPGRRDSIDSISKSLTDSFLNLVNTPTTKQKNKKTITPQKIRDLKRQSKEKKPIIVQSDSQTKRMPIRIPRNDGQSTSLKIGPNKTKIVSYGESSIFRKPLVNLA
- a CDS encoding 90S preribosome/SSU processome component KRR1 (go_funtion nucleic acid binding) → MVSTHNRDKPWDTADIDKWALEEFKPEHNASGQHFTEESSFMTLFPKYREQYLRSIWADVTKSLEKHFIKCELDLVEGAMTVKTTTKTFDPAIILKARDLIKLLARSVPFPQAVKILQDDIACDVIKIGNFVANKDRFIKRRQRLVGPNGNTLKALELLTKCYILVQGNTVSAMGPFKGLKEVRRVVEDCMRNVHPIYYIKELMIKQELSKKPELAEEDWSRFLPSFKKRNVARKKAKSSKREKKVYTPFPPAQTPRKVDLQVESGEYFLGKKEKAMKKLKEKREKQEEASVARKQEREKDYVAPEEEKYENKLAKKEKKEKKEKKEKKEKKEKKEKKKRSASEEEERGSKKSKHA